ACCGCCGTGAACGCCCTCGAAGAGGACTACGCGCAGCTCACGGACGACGAGCTGCGCGGCGAGACGGCCGAGCTGCGCGCACGCCACGAGAAGGGCGAGACGCTCGACCAGCTCATGCCCGAGGCGTTCGCGGCCGTGCGCGAGGCCGCGGGGCGCACCCTCGGAATGCGCGCGTACGACGTCCAGATCATGGGAGGGGCGGCCCTCCACCTCGGCAACATCGCCGAGATGAAGACGGGCGAGGGCAAGACGCTCGTCGCGACGTTCCCCTCGTACCTCAACGCCATCGCCGGGAAGGGCGTCCACGTCGTCACGGTCAACGACTACCTCGCGTCGTATCAGGCCGAGCTCATGGGACGCGTGTTCCGCGCGCTGGGGATGACCACGGGCATCGTCGTGTCCGGTCAGACCCCTGCCGTGCGCCGGGAGCAGTACGAGGCCGACATCACGTACGGCACGAACAACGAGTTCGGCTTCGACTACCTGCGCGACAACATGGCGTGGCGCAGGGAGGACCTCGTCCAGCGGGGGCACTTCTTCGCCGTGGTCGACGAGGTCGACTCGATCCTCATCGACGAGGCGCGCACGCCGCTCATCATCTCCGGCCCGTCCTCGGGCGAGGCCAATCGCTGGTTCGCCGAGTTCGCGAAGATCGCCCGCACCCTCGAGGAGGGCGTCGACTACGAGGTCGACATCAAGAAGCGCACGGTGGGCGTGCTCGAGGCGGGGATCGAGAAGGTCGAGGACTATCTCGGCATCGACAACCTCTACGAGTCCGCCAACACGCCGCTCATCTCGTTCCTCAACAACTCGATCAAGGCGAACGCGCTCTTCAAGCGCGACACCGACTACGTCGTCATGAACGACGAGGTCATGATCGTCGACGAGCACACGGGCCGCATCCTCGTGGGCCGCCGCTACAACGAGGGCATGCACCAGGCGATCGAGGCGAAGGAGGGCGTGCCGGTCAAGGCGGAGAACCAGACCCTCGCCACCGTCACGCTGCAGAACTACTTCCGCCTGTACGACAAGCTCTCGGGCATGACGGGAACCGCCGAGACCGAGGCAGCGGAGTTCATGTCGACGTACAAGCTCGGCGTCATCGCCATCCCGACGAACCGACCGATGGTGCGCAAGGACCAGACCGACCTCGTCTACAAGAACGAGCAGGGCAAGTTCTCGCAGGTCGTCGACGACATCGTCGAGCGCAACGCGAACGGCCAGCCCGTGCTCGTGGGCACCGTGAGCGTCGAGAAGAGCGAGTACCTGTCGCGCCTGCTGTCGAAGAAGGGCATCAAGCACGAGGTCCTCAACGCGAAGAACCACGCACGCGAGGCGGAGGTCATCGCGCGCGCCGGTCAGCTCGGCGCCGTGACGGTCGCGACGAACATGGCGGGACGAGGCACCGACATCATGCTCGGCGGCAACGCCGAGTTCATCGCGGTGCAGGAGATGAAGGCCAAGAGCCTCTCTCCCGAGGAGACGCCGGAGGAGTACGAGGCGGAGTGGCCGGCCGTGTTCGAGGCGGTCAAGGAGCGCGTGGAGGAGGAGGCCGCCAAGGTCCGCGATGCGGGCGGCCTCTACGTCCTCGGCACCGAGCGCCACGAGTCGCGTCGCATCGACAACCAGCTGCGCGGCCGCGCGGGCCGTCAGGGCGACCCCGGCGAGAGCCGCTTCTATCTCAGCCTCACCGACGACCTCATGCGCCGGTTCCAGTCCGGCCCCGCCGATGCCCTGCTCTCGCGCTCGGACTTCCCCGACGACGTCGCGATCGAGTCGAAGCTCGTCTCGCGCCTCATCAAGAACGCGCAGGCCGCCGTCGAGTCGCGCAACGCGGAGGCGCGCAAGAACGTCCTCAAGTACGACGACGTCCTCAACCGGCAGCGCGAGGCGATCTACGCCGACCGTCGCACGATCCTCCACGGCGACGACATCGAGGGTCGCGTGCAGCACTTCATCGAGGACGCCGTCACGACCGTGGTCGACGATCACACGGCCGGCGGCCACAACGAGAGCTGGGACTTCGACGCCCTCTGGACCGAGCTGAAGACGCTCTACCCCGTCGGGGTGACGATCGACGAGGTCGTCGCGGAGGCGGGGGCGAGCAAGGGCGGCATCACCGCGGAGGGCCTCAAGCGCGAGCTGCTGAGCGATGCGAAGATCGCCTACGCCAAGCGCGAGGAGCAGCTCGGCGAGAAGGCCGTGCGCGAGCTCGAGCGCCGTGTCGTGCTGCAGGTGCTCGACCGCCGCTGGCGCGATCACCTCTACGAGATGGACTACCTGAAGGACGGCATCGGCCTGCGCGCGATGGCGCAGCGCGACCCGCTCATCGAGTACCAGCGCGAGGGCTATTCGATGTTCCAGGCGATGATGGGCCAGATCAAGGAGGAGGTCGTCGGATACCTCTTCAACCTCGAGGTCGAGGTGCGGGGGGTCGACGGCGGCGCCCAGGCCCAGCCCCAGGTCGAGGCGAAGGGGCTCGAGCCCGCGCCGGGCGAGCAGAAGCTCGAGTACTCCGCCCCCAGCGAGGACGGCGACGTCGAGGTGCGCAACGACCGGGGCCAGGTGCAGAAGACCCAGACCGACCGCGTGCGCCAGAAGGAGGCCCCGCGCGGCGCCTTCGGCCAGAGGACCGGCGGCGATCAGGGGGCGGCGCCCGTGCCCCAGAACCGCGAGCAGCGGCGCGCCGCGAAGAAGAAGTAGCGCTCCCGCGTCCCCGCAGGGCGGTCCACGGCCTCGGCTGTGGACCGCCCTGCGGCGTCGTCGTCGCGGGGCGCGCAGGCATATCCTGTTCCGATGAACTCCCTCCGTCCGCTCGGCCAGTCCGCGAAGCTCCAGAACGTCCTCTACGAGATCCGCGGGGCGGCACTGGCGGAGGCGACGCGGCTGGAGGCGGACGGGCACTCCATCCTCAAGCTCAACACGGGGAACCCGGCGATCTTCGGCTTCGAGGCGCCGTATCAGATCGTCCGCGACATGATCGAGGCCGTCCCCTACGCGCACGGGTACAGCGACAGCCGGGGCATCCTTCCGGCACGCCGCGCGATCGTCAGCCGCTACGAGGAGACGCCGGGGTTCCCGCACGTCGACCCCGATGACGTGTACCTCGGAAACGGCGTCTCCGAGCTCATCACCATGACCATGCAGGCGCTCCTCGACGAGGGCGACGAGGTGCTCATCCCCGCCCCCGACTACCCGCTCTGGACCGCGATGACGAGTCTGTCGGGCGGCACTCCCGTCCACTACCTGTGCGACGAGGCGAACGGGTGGCAGCCCGACCTCGAGGACATCCGCTCGAAGATCACCCCCCGCACCAAGGCGATCGTGATCATCAACCCGAACAACCCCACGGGGGCCGTCTACAGCCGGGAGCTGCTCGAGGGGCTGACGCAGATCGCGCGCGAGCACTCGCTGCTCGTCCTCTCGGACGAGATCTACGACCGCATCCTCTTCGACGACGCCGTGCACGTCCCGACGGCCACGCTCGCCCCCGACCTGCTCGTGCTCACGTTCAACGGCCTGTCGAAGACCTACCGCGTCGCGGGCTACCGCTCGGGATGGCTGGTCATCACGGGGCCGAAGAAGCACGCGAAGGGCTTCCTGGAGGGGATCCAGCTGATCGCCTCGACGCGCCTGTGCGCGAACGTGCCGGCCCAGCACGCCGTGCTCGCCGCGCTCACCGGGGTCCAGTCGATCGATGCCCTCATCGCGCCGTCGGGACGGCTCCACGAGCAGCGCGATGTCGCGTGGGAGGGGCTCTCGGCCATCCCCGGCGTCTCGTGCGTCCGTGCGGCGGGGTCGCTCTACGCGTTCCCCCGGCTCGACCCCGAGGTGCACGAGATCCGCGACGACAAGCAGCTCGTCTACGACCTGCTCGTCGCGGAGCACATCCTCCTCGTCGAGGGGACGGGCTTCAACTGGCCGACGCCGGACCACCTGCGCATCGTGACGCTGCCGGAGGCGCGCGTGCTCAGCGAGGCGATCGAGCGCCTGGGCAACTTCCTGTCCTCGTATCGGCAGGGATAGTCACAGGATCCGGAGGTCCGTCGCCCGCCAGCGTCCGTCGAGCCCCTCGAGCCGCATGGCGAGCGCGCGCGTGCGGTCGGGCATCGACACGATGACGACGACCTCCGCGACGCCGTCCGCCGGGGTCATGCGGCGCATCGTCCTGACCGAGAAGACGGGGCGCTGCGCCGGGATGCGGCGCGCGCTGCGCGCTCGGCGCGAGAGGTTCGCGCGCGTCATGAGCTTGAGATAGGGCTCCTCGGCGAGCCACCGGGCGAGCTGGTCCACCTCCCGCGTGCCCGCGAGCACCTCGAGGATGCCGCGTGTGAGGGCGGCGACGAGGGGAGCGGGATCGGGAAGCTCCTCCGACGGGGTGCGCTGCGGCGCGAACAGCGCCTCGACGTCGTCGGTGCGGCGGAACGGCCTCCTCGAGGGGTGCGCTGCGGATCGGGGTGGCATCGTCGGCCCTTTCTGGTCGGCGGTGGCGCGAGGGAGTGGCCCGAGCAAACCAGGTGGCCGCGACGGATCGGAACACCGCATACATGCCTGTGGAGAGTCCCGGACGGGAGGCCGCCGTTTCCTCTACGCTCACCCAGATGCGCTGGGAACGCTTCTTCGAGGACCTGGAGGATCAGCTCGCCGCGGAGTGGGAGGCCGAGCGCGCCGCCCTCGACTCCGAGGCCGAGCGCGTGCGCGTGTCCCGGCTGGAGCTGCGCGCCCGGCTCGTCGCGCTCGTGCAGGGGGAGCCGTCGAGCGTGTCGATCGCGCTCTCGGACGGGTCGACGCTCGACGGCGCGCCGTCATCGGTGGGAGCCGACTGGATGGCACTGCGCGTGTCGCGGGCGCCCGCTCGCGAGTCGATCGCGCTCGTCCCGCTGCGCGCCGTGCGTGCCATCGGCGCGGCCCACGGCGAGGTCCTGCGCAGCGCGCGGACGGCGGGGCCGGAGAGCCGCCTCGCGCAGCGCGTGACGTTCGGCTTCGCGCTGCGCGACCTCGCGCGCAGGCGCGTCCCCGTGATGGTCGGCATGGTCCCGGGACGTGTCCTGCCCGGCACGATCGACAGGGTCGGGGCGGATCATCTGGACATCGCCCTGCACGACGCCGGCTCGCCCCGCCGCGCGGCGGAGGTGAGGGGCTACCGGATCGTCGCGTTCGACGCCGTCGCGTGGGTCCGGGTCGACGCGGCCGCGGGGGTCATGACTCCCTGAGCCGTTCCTCAGGAGTCGGAGGGGGAGCCCCACAGCTCCGGGAAGCTCGCCTCGTTCGACTCGCGCCACAGCGCCATCCGGCGGCTCTCCTCGTGCTGGTCCTCGAGGTACTCGCCGACGCTCGCCTGCTCGACGCGCCAGCGCGGAGGCGAGCCGAGGCGGGCGCCGCGGAGCCTGCGCGCCCGGATGAGCTCGACGACCTCGTCCGGCTCGATGGCCAGCAGCTCGGCGACTTGCGCCGGCGCGAGGTAGCGCACGTCACTCGTCTCGGACATGGGCCCATTATGAAACGCCGGGGCGCGACGGCGACAGCGGCGCGAGGGGCTGTGGATAACTTTCTCAGGATGTCGCGCGGATCCGCCACCATGAACATCATGACGATGACCTCACCGAACCGTCCGGCCCCGTCGACCGCGCCCGGGCGCCGACCTCGCCGGGCGTTCTGGTCCGACGCGCGCTTCTTCATCGGGATCACCCTCATCGCCGTCTCCGTCGCGGGCGTGTGGTGGGTGGTCGCCACGGCCCGTCAGACGAATCCCGTGCTGTCGGCCGCCGCGACGCTCGTCCCCGGCCAGGCCGTCACGGCATCCGACCTCGTCGTCGTCGACGCGGCGCTCGGCGGGGCGGAGGAGGCGTATCTCGCGCCGCACGAGCTCGACGAGGGGCTCGTCGCGACGCGGACGATCGCCGCCGGCGAGCTCGTCCCCGAAGCCGCCGTCGGCACGGCGGCGGAGGTCGCCGTCACGACGGTCGTCGTGGAGAGCGCGGTGGAGACGCCGGCGTCCGTGGCGGCGGGGACGCCCGTCGAGCTGTGGGTCGCGCCGCTGCTCGAGCCCGGCGTCCACGACGCCCCTCGGGTCCTCGTCGCCGACGCGACGGTCGCGGCCGTCCTGCGCGACGACGCCGTGATGGGGGCGGCGGGAACGTCGATCGAGCTCGTCATCGACCGGTCGGACGTCGCCGACGTGCTCGCCGCCGTCTCGTCGGGATCGGCTCTCTCGGCCGTGCCGCGGTCGGGCGCGGGATCGTGAACGTCGTCGTCGCGCTCGGCGAGCCGCGCGGGCCGCAGCTCGCCGAGGAGCTGGAGGACGAGGGACTGCGCGTGGTCGCGACGTTCGCGCCCCGGGAGATCGGGGGGTTCCCGGGGGACGCGGCCTCTCCCGTCTGGGAGGCGCTGCGCCAGGCGGACGCCCTCGTCGTGCCGGCCTCGCGCGGCGTGCTGACGGCGGGCGTCGTCGGAGCCTGCGACCGGCACGGCGTGCGCATCGTCGCGCTCGGCGATCGCGGCGGAGAGCTGCGCACGGCGCGTTCCTTCGGGCTCGCCGATCCGCTGCCGGCGGCGGCGGGAGGATGGCGGATCGCGGCGGCGGTGCGGAGCGACGCGCTCGCCGGGCCCGGCCGCGACGAGCGTCGCCGGGGAGCGGTCGTGGCGGTGTGGGGACCGCACGGGGCGCCGGGGCGCACGACGGTGTCCGTCGAGCTCGCGGTGGAGCTCGCACGGATGTGCGACCATGTCGCGCTCGTGGACGCGGACACGCACGCCCCGGCCGTCGCCGTGGCGCTCGGGGTCGCGGACGAGGGACCGGGCTTCGCGGCGGCGTGCCGCCAGGCGGAGCTCGGCGGGCTGGACGCCGCCGAGCTCACGCGGCTGAGCGTGCCGGTCGGCGGCGCCGACGGCGTCGTCGACGTGCTGCCCGGCCTCAACCGGGCCGGCCGATGGCCCGAGCTGTCCGAGCGTCGCGTCGCGTCCGCGCTCGACGCCTGCCGCGCATGGGCCGACGTCACGGTCGTGGACGTCGCCGCGTCGATCGAGGCGGACGAGGAGATCGTGAGCGACCTCGACGGCCCGCGCCGCAACGCCGCCGCGCTGGCGGCGCTGCGCGAGGCGGACGCCGTCGTGGCGGTCGCCGGAGCGGATCCGGTGGCGATCGCGCGATTCCTGCGCGGCTACGCGGAGCTGCGGGGCGTGACGGGCGCGACGCCGGTGACGGTGGTCGTGAACCGCCTGCGCCCCGGCCCTCTCGGCGTGGACGCACGCGGTCAGATCCGCCGCACGCTCGAGCGCTTCGCGGGCATCGCCGACATCGGCTTCGTCCCCTTCGACGTCCGTGCCGCCGACGCGGCGCTCCTGCAGGCGCGCCCCGTCGGAGAGGTGGCGGCGCGCTCGGCGCTGTCGCAGGCGATCAGGCGGATCGCCGCACGGATCGTCGACGTGCACGGGCTGCGGACCGGCGAGGCCGTGACGCCGTCGCCCGGCGGCCGGCGCACGCGGACGAGAACGGGGAGCCGCGGACGCGAGGAGCGGGAGCGCTCCTGGACGTCGGCATAAACTCGTTCCGTGTCGACCCTCAGCGATCTCGTCTCCGCCCAGGGCCGTTCGAGCGAATCCGACATCGAATGGCTTCACCGTCTCGCCGGAGACGGACAGCTGCTCGCGGACCTCTCGTCGGCCGACATCGTCGTGTGGGTGCCCACGGCCGACGACTCCTTCATCGCCGTCGCGCACACACGGCCCGGGGGAGCGGCGACGCTGTTCTACCGCGACATCGTGGGCGGGCGGGTGCGCCCCCAGTGGCAGGCCCAGGTGCGCGAGGCGTTCCAGAGCGTGCGGATCGTCGACTCCTCGTCTCCGGAGTGGTTCGAGGAGACCCCGACGCGCGTGCGCGCGGTGCCGATCGCCATCCGCGAGGACGAGGGACTGCGCGCGATCGGCGTGCTCACGCGGCATACGAACCTCGGCGACGTGCGCACGCCGTCGCGTCAGCAGATCACCTTCAACGACTGCGCCGACGATCTGTTCGGCATGATCGCCACGGGCGACTTCCCCGACCTCTCCGCGCCGACGGGTCCGCGGCGCGGGGCGCCGCGTGCCGCGGACGGGCTCATCCGTCTCGACGTCGACGGCATCGTCACGTTCGCGAGCCCGAACGCGCTCTCGGCGTTCAACCGGATCGGCTTCGCCGAGGAGCTCGAGGGCGAGGAGCTCGCCGACGTCACGAGCCAGATCCTTCCCGTCTCGCGCGACGTCGACGAGCGTCTGCCGATCCTCGTGTCGGGGCGTGCGCCGTGGCGCAGCGACATCGAGTCGGGCGGGGTGACCGTCTCGCTGCGCGCCATCCCGCTGAAGGATCACGGCCATCGCACGGGCGCCATCGTGCTCTGCCGGGATGTGAGCGAGCTGCGCAACCAGGAGCAGGAGCTCATCACGAAGGACGCGACCATCCGCGAGATCCACCACCGGGTGAAGAACAACCTGCAGACGGTCGCGTCGCTCCTGCGCATCCAGGCGCGGCGCACGTCCTCGGAGGAGGCCCGCGAGTCGCTGCTGCAGGCGATGCAGCGGGTCGCGGCCATCGCCGTCGTGCACGACACGCTCTCGGAGGGACTCGCGCAGAACGTCGACTTCGACGAGGTGTTCGCCCGCGTGCTGCGGCTCGTCGCGGAGGTCGCGGCCGCGCAGAATACCGTCGCGCACACGCGAACGACGGGGCGCTTCGGGACGCTCCCCAGCGAATACGCGACACCCCTCGCGCTGGCCCTCACGGAGATCGTCACGAACGCCGTCGAGCACGGTCTCGCGGGGAGGGAGGGCGATGTGGAGATCGTCGCCGACCGGGACGACGACCGGCTCGAGGTGCGCGTGCGGGACACCGGCAGCGGCCTTCCCGACGGTCAGGTGGGGCGGGGCCTCGGCACGCAGATCGTGCGGACGCTCATCCAGGGCGAGCTCAGCGGCACGATCGAATGGTCGACGATCGACGAGCCGGGAATCGCCTTCGACGGCGGCACGCAGGTGACGATCGCCGTCCCGCTGCGCTGGATCCGCAGCTGAGTCCGGACAGGAGAGAGGCCCCGCCGCAGCGGGGCCTCTCTCCTGTCAACGCGTCAGGACGCGCGGCGCGCGCGGGCGGCGCGACGCTTGAGGGCACGGCGCTCGTCCTCGCTGAGGCCGCCCCAGACTCCCGAGTCCTGGCCGGTCTCGAGGGCGTACTGCAGGCAGACCTCGGTGACCGTGCAGCGGGCGCAGACCGACTTCGCCTTCTCGATCTGGTCGATCGCCGGACCGGTGTTCCCGACGGGGAAGAACAGCTCGGGGTCGACGGTGAGGCAGGCGGCCTTGTCGCGCCAGTCCATAGGGGTGCTCCTTGCGGGGTGGGTTTCTCAGAGAAAGCACAGCGTGACGAATCGGGTGGGTTACGCTGGATGTGCGTCGGGCCGTCTCGGCTCCGACCCACCACGCTGTGGGAAACACACCGTTAACAATTGTCATACACGCGTCGATTTCGGGCAAGAGTTTTTTCTCTCCGTTCCCTGATGGCACGCCGTGAACGGTGTGAGAGACGAAGAGCGGGAGAGCGGATGCCGGTGCCTCCGATCGTGCGGATCGCGACGGTCCTCGTCGCGCTGGAGGCGGTGGGCATGCTCGCGCTCGCCGGATGGCAGGCCGTGACGCTCGGCACCGCCGAGGTCACGTCGCTTCCGAGCGCGATCGCGCTCGTCGTCCTGACGGTCGTCGGCGCCGTGGCCGTGGGGGCCTTCGCCCTCGGCATCGGGGCGGGGCGGTCGTGGGGACGCTCCGGCGCGATCGTCGTGCAGCTGCTCGTCATCGCGATCGCGGTGGGGTCCGTGACGGGCGCGTACGCCCAGTGGGGGATCGGGGCGGCCCTCGGGCTGCCGGCCGTGACGGTGCTCGTGGTCGTCCTGCTCGCGACGCGCGACGCCGGTCGCGCCGAGGCCCACGGGAACGCCGGCTGACGGGGATCAGCGACGCGCGGCCTCGTCGTCGAGGAGCGCCTGCGCGAGCAGCGTGCTGCCGGCGACCGCCGCCGGCATCGCGACGATCGCGGCGAGCGGCACCATGAGGCACAGGTGCGTGGCGACGCCGAAGCCCCACACGCGTGCGCGGCGGGCGCGCCGCAGCGCACGCCGCCGCCGGGGCCCGAGCCCGCGGGCGGAGAGGGCGCGCGCGGTGAGCTCGTCGGCGAGCATCCAGCCGCTCAGGGCGACGCCGGTCGTGGCGGCGAGCGGCGCGCCGACGAGGGGCGCGAAGCCGATGGCGACGGAGAGGGCGGCCACGCCGAGACCCCGGAGGACGAGCGAGAACGCATCCCGTGCGGAACGCCAGAGCCCGTAGCGCGCCTCGGGCACCCCGCCGACGGCCTCCTCCTCGACCGAGCGCCAGACCCGGTCGTAGAACGGCTCGCCGACGAGCAGGGTGAGCGCCGTGAAGGTCGTCACGGCGAGGACGATCCCGCCGGCGAGGACGGCGATGCCGATGAGGATCCGCACGGCGATCGCCCAGAAGGCGCCCCCGTCGT
This window of the Microbacterium sp. AB genome carries:
- the secA gene encoding preprotein translocase subunit SecA — protein: MANPFEKLLHAGEGRIRRQLQRVVTAVNALEEDYAQLTDDELRGETAELRARHEKGETLDQLMPEAFAAVREAAGRTLGMRAYDVQIMGGAALHLGNIAEMKTGEGKTLVATFPSYLNAIAGKGVHVVTVNDYLASYQAELMGRVFRALGMTTGIVVSGQTPAVRREQYEADITYGTNNEFGFDYLRDNMAWRREDLVQRGHFFAVVDEVDSILIDEARTPLIISGPSSGEANRWFAEFAKIARTLEEGVDYEVDIKKRTVGVLEAGIEKVEDYLGIDNLYESANTPLISFLNNSIKANALFKRDTDYVVMNDEVMIVDEHTGRILVGRRYNEGMHQAIEAKEGVPVKAENQTLATVTLQNYFRLYDKLSGMTGTAETEAAEFMSTYKLGVIAIPTNRPMVRKDQTDLVYKNEQGKFSQVVDDIVERNANGQPVLVGTVSVEKSEYLSRLLSKKGIKHEVLNAKNHAREAEVIARAGQLGAVTVATNMAGRGTDIMLGGNAEFIAVQEMKAKSLSPEETPEEYEAEWPAVFEAVKERVEEEAAKVRDAGGLYVLGTERHESRRIDNQLRGRAGRQGDPGESRFYLSLTDDLMRRFQSGPADALLSRSDFPDDVAIESKLVSRLIKNAQAAVESRNAEARKNVLKYDDVLNRQREAIYADRRTILHGDDIEGRVQHFIEDAVTTVVDDHTAGGHNESWDFDALWTELKTLYPVGVTIDEVVAEAGASKGGITAEGLKRELLSDAKIAYAKREEQLGEKAVRELERRVVLQVLDRRWRDHLYEMDYLKDGIGLRAMAQRDPLIEYQREGYSMFQAMMGQIKEEVVGYLFNLEVEVRGVDGGAQAQPQVEAKGLEPAPGEQKLEYSAPSEDGDVEVRNDRGQVQKTQTDRVRQKEAPRGAFGQRTGGDQGAAPVPQNREQRRAAKKK
- a CDS encoding pyridoxal phosphate-dependent aminotransferase, which translates into the protein MNSLRPLGQSAKLQNVLYEIRGAALAEATRLEADGHSILKLNTGNPAIFGFEAPYQIVRDMIEAVPYAHGYSDSRGILPARRAIVSRYEETPGFPHVDPDDVYLGNGVSELITMTMQALLDEGDEVLIPAPDYPLWTAMTSLSGGTPVHYLCDEANGWQPDLEDIRSKITPRTKAIVIINPNNPTGAVYSRELLEGLTQIAREHSLLVLSDEIYDRILFDDAVHVPTATLAPDLLVLTFNGLSKTYRVAGYRSGWLVITGPKKHAKGFLEGIQLIASTRLCANVPAQHAVLAALTGVQSIDALIAPSGRLHEQRDVAWEGLSAIPGVSCVRAAGSLYAFPRLDPEVHEIRDDKQLVYDLLVAEHILLVEGTGFNWPTPDHLRIVTLPEARVLSEAIERLGNFLSSYRQG
- a CDS encoding Rv3235 family protein, which gives rise to MPPRSAAHPSRRPFRRTDDVEALFAPQRTPSEELPDPAPLVAALTRGILEVLAGTREVDQLARWLAEEPYLKLMTRANLSRRARSARRIPAQRPVFSVRTMRRMTPADGVAEVVVIVSMPDRTRALAMRLEGLDGRWRATDLRIL
- a CDS encoding helix-turn-helix domain-containing protein, yielding MSETSDVRYLAPAQVAELLAIEPDEVVELIRARRLRGARLGSPPRWRVEQASVGEYLEDQHEESRRMALWRESNEASFPELWGSPSDS
- a CDS encoding SAF domain-containing protein translates to MTSPNRPAPSTAPGRRPRRAFWSDARFFIGITLIAVSVAGVWWVVATARQTNPVLSAAATLVPGQAVTASDLVVVDAALGGAEEAYLAPHELDEGLVATRTIAAGELVPEAAVGTAAEVAVTTVVVESAVETPASVAAGTPVELWVAPLLEPGVHDAPRVLVADATVAAVLRDDAVMGAAGTSIELVIDRSDVADVLAAVSSGSALSAVPRSGAGS
- a CDS encoding AAA family ATPase — encoded protein: MNVVVALGEPRGPQLAEELEDEGLRVVATFAPREIGGFPGDAASPVWEALRQADALVVPASRGVLTAGVVGACDRHGVRIVALGDRGGELRTARSFGLADPLPAAAGGWRIAAAVRSDALAGPGRDERRRGAVVAVWGPHGAPGRTTVSVELAVELARMCDHVALVDADTHAPAVAVALGVADEGPGFAAACRQAELGGLDAAELTRLSVPVGGADGVVDVLPGLNRAGRWPELSERRVASALDACRAWADVTVVDVAASIEADEEIVSDLDGPRRNAAALAALREADAVVAVAGADPVAIARFLRGYAELRGVTGATPVTVVVNRLRPGPLGVDARGQIRRTLERFAGIADIGFVPFDVRAADAALLQARPVGEVAARSALSQAIRRIAARIVDVHGLRTGEAVTPSPGGRRTRTRTGSRGREERERSWTSA
- a CDS encoding sensor histidine kinase encodes the protein MSTLSDLVSAQGRSSESDIEWLHRLAGDGQLLADLSSADIVVWVPTADDSFIAVAHTRPGGAATLFYRDIVGGRVRPQWQAQVREAFQSVRIVDSSSPEWFEETPTRVRAVPIAIREDEGLRAIGVLTRHTNLGDVRTPSRQQITFNDCADDLFGMIATGDFPDLSAPTGPRRGAPRAADGLIRLDVDGIVTFASPNALSAFNRIGFAEELEGEELADVTSQILPVSRDVDERLPILVSGRAPWRSDIESGGVTVSLRAIPLKDHGHRTGAIVLCRDVSELRNQEQELITKDATIREIHHRVKNNLQTVASLLRIQARRTSSEEARESLLQAMQRVAAIAVVHDTLSEGLAQNVDFDEVFARVLRLVAEVAAAQNTVAHTRTTGRFGTLPSEYATPLALALTEIVTNAVEHGLAGREGDVEIVADRDDDRLEVRVRDTGSGLPDGQVGRGLGTQIVRTLIQGELSGTIEWSTIDEPGIAFDGGTQVTIAVPLRWIRS
- a CDS encoding WhiB family transcriptional regulator; this translates as MDWRDKAACLTVDPELFFPVGNTGPAIDQIEKAKSVCARCTVTEVCLQYALETGQDSGVWGGLSEDERRALKRRAARARRAS
- a CDS encoding histidine kinase → MPVPPIVRIATVLVALEAVGMLALAGWQAVTLGTAEVTSLPSAIALVVLTVVGAVAVGAFALGIGAGRSWGRSGAIVVQLLVIAIAVGSVTGAYAQWGIGAALGLPAVTVLVVVLLATRDAGRAEAHGNAG
- a CDS encoding EI24 domain-containing protein; amino-acid sequence: MSEFWQGVRTLFAGFGWWRRRPRTMAAALVPGAVVGALMTAGIIALVAFLPALVDALTPFADDGGAFWAIAVRILIGIAVLAGGIVLAVTTFTALTLLVGEPFYDRVWRSVEEEAVGGVPEARYGLWRSARDAFSLVLRGLGVAALSVAIGFAPLVGAPLAATTGVALSGWMLADELTARALSARGLGPRRRRALRRARRARVWGFGVATHLCLMVPLAAIVAMPAAVAGSTLLAQALLDDEAARR